GCGGACGTGGTGGCGGCGCACCACACGCAGAAGCACCTCGACACCGGGCTCGGCACCCCGCAGGACTTCTCCGACGAGACGCGCCCCGCGAGCCTGCAGACGTATGTGCTCGAGCCGGACGCGGACGCGGTGGGCGGTCTGGTGAACGAGGAGGACGCGCACGAGGCGCCCGGCGTGGAGGCGTATCTGTCCTCCCGTCACTGAGTGACGTCCGGTCACCGAGCGGGGCGCGGGGCGGCGGAGCGGCCGCCGCCCCCGTCCTCCGGGCCGGTGCCGTCCTGGCAGGCCAGCCACCGGGCCACCGTACGGGCGACCGGCTGCCCCGTCTCCGCCTCGACGAAGCCGAACTGGCCGGACTGGTTGCACTCCAGGAACCACCAGATGCCGTCGGCGTCCTCGGCGAAGTCGAAGGCGCCGTAGGCGAGTTCCGCCTCGCGCAGATAGGCGTGCACGGCCCCGGCGACCCTCGGCGGGGTCTCCACCGGCTTCCACGGCGTGTCGGAGCGGGCGAAGCGGACGTCGACCTCGTCCGGGTCGGCGTCGGGGGGAACCTCCTTGCGGGCGGCGAGTATCCGGTCGCCGACGGCGGTCAGCCGGATGTCGGCGCGCTTGGCGACGCGCCGCTGCAGCAGCGTCGGCCCGTGGGCGACCGCCGCGAAGTCCGTGCCCGGGGCGACCCTGCTGGTGGGCACCGCGCGGGGCGGGTGCTGGGGATGCGTGCCCGAGACCGGCTTGACCACCAGGTCCGGGTAGCGCGTGGCGAAGTCACGGGCGGCCTGCGGGAACGTGGTGATCAGCGTGGCCGGCACCGGCAGTCCGCCGCGCTGGGCCAGCCGCAACTGCCAGGGCTTGTACCGGGCGCGGCGGGCCGCGTCCGGATGGTTCATCCAGCGGACGTCGGCGCTGCGCAGCATGCCGTACAGGGCCTGCCCGGACTCCTCGCTCAGCCAGTCGGACGGCCAGCCGGACCGGGCCCCGGGCGTCCCCGGTCTGCGCACCCAGACCGATCTCAGCCCGTCCATGCTCACCAGCCGCCCGCCGACGGAGAGATGCGCGCGGAAACCGCCGTGCACGTACTCGCCCGAGAGGGCCACCGTCCCCGGCAGATCGGCCGGATCGAGCCGGACCACCGGAGCACCCGCGGCATGGAGTTCGGCCACCACCAGATCCGCCGTCACGTCCTCCTCGCCGGTGAGGATCAGCACCGTCATCGTCGCGCCCCGTGTTCAGTCGTCGAAGTGGGTCTTGGACCCGGCGGTCGAGGTCGTCGCCCCCAGTTCGCGCATCAGCGCGGCGTCGTGGGCGGCGATCCGGCCGTTGGCCAACACGTTCAACTGCAGTGCGGAGTCGTAGGTGTACGGAGCGCTGACCTCGAACTCCTTCACAGGGACGGCATAGTTGAGGGCGAACAGCTGCATCGTTTCTCCTCGCTCGGTGATCCTCGCGGAAGCGGTCGGTGGTGCTCCGGACGCCCCCCGTGACCGGGGGTCGGCGCCGCTTCCACGTGGATATACGAATCGAACGAGTGAATGGTTGCCTCACGCTCCGTGACCAGTGGGGCAGTTAGGGCGGGGCCCGACGCGAGCGCGTCCGAGGGACGCCCGGGGCACGCTCGGGACGTGGGCGGAACGCGTTGTGGACCCCTTCTCAGGTGTTCCAGCTCTCGTCGTACGGATCGTGCGGCACCGGCACGACTGTGGCGAGGCTCACGTCCAGATAGGGGATTCTCCGGCCGTTGACGGGATCCTCGGCGTGCTCCGGCGTGTAGGTGCCGACCACCGTCAGCCAGCTGTCGGGCTGGAGCACGGGGGGCACCCGCCCGGTCAGTCCGACCTTCACCGGCTGGGCGTCGGCGGCGCAGCAACTCAGCGCCATCCGCACCAGATACGGCCGTCCGGCGCCGTCGAGTGCGACGAATCCGGTGATCCGGACCTTCCGGTCGCCCAGGCCGCGGCCGTGCCCGTACGCCGCCCGGCCCGCGTAGTCGACGAGGTCCAGCGGGACCGGGTTCCCGGCGGGCAGCGGGGGATAACCGAACGGCGCCTGCAGGGCCGTACCGGTGCGCATCGCGCTGTAGGAGCCGAGGGCGGGCGGGGCGAGAAGGATCAGCGCGAGCAGCGGCAGCACCAGCAGCCAGGAGACCCACGGCTCGCGGTGGACGTGTCCCGCCTCCCGCTGCTCCGCGCGGTCCCGGCGGGCGGCCCGGGCCCGCCGCAGGTCGTACCAGGCGGTGGCCGCCGCGGTGACGATCAGGACGGCACCGGCCGCGAGCAGCAGCGGCCGCAGCCCGGCCTTGACGTACCGCAGATACAGGTCCGTCAGCCCGGCGTGCAGCAGGGCCGTGCCGGTCAGGAACAGGACGACCGCCTGTGCGTGCCGGTTCACCAGAGCACCGTCCCCACCGCCGCCGGCACCACCACGGCCAGGACGAACGTCGCCGGCGCGAAGCGCAGCGCGAACCCGCGGCCGAACGTGCCCGCCTGCATGGCGAACAGCTTCAGGTCGATCATCGGCCCGACGACCAGGAACACCAGCCGCGCGGTGAGCGAGAACTGGGACAGCGAGGCGGCCACGAAGGCGTCCGCCTCCGAGCAGATCGACAGCAGCACCGCCAGCACGGCGAGCGCGAGCACCGCCGCCGCGGGCTCACCGGCCGCGCCCTCCAGCCACCCGGCCGGCACCACCGCCTTCAGGGTCGCGGCGGCCGTCGCGCCCAGCACCAGGAACCCGCCGGCGTGCACCACGTCGTGCCGTACCGAGTCCCAGAACGCTTCGCCCCTGCTCCGGTCACCGGCCGGCGGACGGGGCGGGCGCAGCCAGTCCGCGCGGCCCAGCCGCTGCCACAGCCAGCCCATCGCGCACGCCACCAGCAGACTCGCCCCGAACCTGGCGGCCACCATCTCCGGGTGGCCGGGGAAGGCGACCGCGGTGGCGGTCAGCACGATCGGGTTGACGGCCGGCGCCGACAGCAGGAACGCCAGCGCCGCCGACGGCGCCACCCCGCGCCGCACCAGCGCCCCGGCCACCGGCACGGAGGCGCACTCGCAACCGGGCAGCACCGCCCCCGCCATTCCGGCCACCGGCACCGCGAGGGCCGGCCGGGACGGCAGCGCGCGGGCGAAGAACGACGGCGGCACGAACACCGCGAGCGCGGCCGACAGCAGCACCCCGAGGACGAGGAAGGGCAGCGCCTGGACCACCACCGCCACGAACACGGTCATCCAGCTCTGCATCACCGGCGCGCCCAGCGCCCGCCGGATCGGGCCCTGGAGGACGACCGCCGGCAACAGCAGCAGCGCCAGGCCGAGGGAGGAGTCGAGCCGCGGGCCCCGGCTCTCCGGCGGCGGTTGCGGGTCGCGCCGCCGGGTCCCGGGCGGGGCGGCGGGGTCGAGGGTCGTCACGGACGCGGTACCTCCGGCGGCGGGCGGGGTGCGGGCGGCCTGCCCGCACCCTCCCTTACGTCGCCGGGGCCGCCGCCGCTCAGCCCTGCAGGCGGTCGATCTGCCGGATCCGGTTGGTGGCGTCCAGCGCGGCCACCTTGTACGACTCGGCGAGCGTCGGGTAGTTGAAGACGGCGTCGACGAGATAGTCCACCGTGCCGCCGCAGCCCATCACCGTCTGCCCGATGTGGATGAGTTCGGTGGCGCCGGTGCCGAAGCAGTGCACCCCGAGCAGCTTGCGGTCCTGCGGGGAGACGAGCAGCTTGAGCATGCCGTGCGAGTCACCGATGATCTGCCCCCGGGCCAGCTCCCGGTAGCGGGACATGCCCACCTCGAACGGCACGCAGTCCTCGGTGAGCTGGGCCTCGGTGCGCCCGATGAAGCTGATCTCGGGGATGGTGTAGATGCCGATGGGCTGGAGGTCGTGCATCGGGTGCACCGGCTCCCCGCAGGCGTGGTACGCCGCCGCCCGGCCCTGCTCCATGGAGGTCGCCGCGAGCGCGGGGAAGCCGATGACGTCCCCGACGGCGTAGATGTGCGGCACCGAGGTGCGGTAGTGCTCGTCGACGGTGATCCGGCCGCGCCTGTCGGCTGTCAACCCCGCCTTGTCCAGAGCCAGTCCGTCGGTCAGCCCCTGCCGCCCGGCGGAGTACATCACCGCGTCGGCGGGGATCTTCTTGCCGCTCGCCAGCACCGTGAGCGTGCCGCCCGTGTGGCGCTCGACCGCGCTCACGGTCTCCCCGAAGCGGAAGGTGACCGCGAGGTCCCGCAGGTGGTACTTGAGCGACTCCACGACCTCCGCGTCGCAGAAGTCCAGCATGCCGGGACGCTGTTCGACGACGGTGACCTTGCTGCCGAGCGCGGCGAACATGGAGGCGTACTCCATGCCGATCACGCCCGCACCCACGATGACCATGGACCGCGGCACCCGCTCCAGATGCAGCACGTTGTCGGAGTCCAGGATCGTCCTCCCGTCGAACTCGACGCTCGCGGGGCGGGCCGGGCGGGTGCCGGTGGCGATGACGATGTGCTCGGCGGTGAGCATCCGTCCGTCGCCGTCGGGCTCCTCCAGGGCGACGGTGTGCTCGTCCTCGAACCGGGCGGTGCCGGCCAGCAGGGAGACGTGGTTGCGGGACAACTGGCTGCGGATGACGTCGACTTCGCGGCCCACGACGTGCTCGGTGCGGGCGGTGAGGTCGGCGACGGTGATGTTCTCCTTGAGCCGGTAGCTCTGGCCGTACAGATCGCGCTGGGTGAGGCCGGTGAGGTAGAGGACGGCCTCGCGCAGGGTCTTGGAGGGGATGGTGCCGGTGTGCAGGGAGACCCCGCCGAGCCGGTCGGGGCGGTCGATCACGGCGACCGTGCGGCCCAGTTTGGCCGCGGCGATGGCGGCCTTCTGGCCGCCGGGGCCGGATCCGATGACGATCATGTCGAAGTCGAACACCCTCGGAAGTCTGTCAGCCGGGGCCCGCCGCCGGAAGGGGGTGTCCGGCTGCCGCCGGGTTCGCCGAGGCTTCACCGGGGCGTCGTCCGCGCCCCGTTCACGTTCCGCTTCCCGTTCCGCGCGTACCGGGAGGGTGACTTGGGCATGTCAATCCGTGCCGCATGTCCGTGCCGCGTACCCAAGTCGTGTGCCCATGGCCCCTGCCGTGCGCCCGGCTCCCAGGAGGAGACGTGAAGACCCGCTCGCGCATCCGGATCCGCAGAGCATTCCTCACCCTCGGCGCCGCCGTCACGCTGGTCGTGGCGGCGTCCGGCGTCGCGTTCGCCGCCCCGCCGGCCGCGCTGCCCGCCCACGCGGACACGCTGGAGCGGACCTTCCAGCCGGCCTACGACTACGACACCGACGGCTGCTACGCCACGCCCGCGATCGGGCCGGACGGCACGCTCAATCCCGGTCTGAAGCCGACCGGGGCGCTGAACGGGAACTGCCGGGACGCCTCCGACCTGGAGAACACCAACGGGTACTCCCGGGAGAAGTGCGACAACGGGTGGTGCGCGATTCTGTACGGGAGCTACTTCGAGAAGGACCAGGCGCTGCCGGGGATCTCGCTCGGGGGGCACCGGCACGACTGGGAGCACGTGGTGGTGTGGGTGCAGGGGGGTGAGGCGAAGTACGTGGCGACGTCGGCGCACGGGGACTTCGACATCTACGCGGCCGATCAGATGCGGTGGGAGGGGACGCATCCGAAGGTGGTGTACCACAAGGACGGGATCGGGACGCACTGCTTCCGGCCGGCGACGGCGAACGACGAGCCGCCGGAGAACCATGAGCATGTGTGGCAGTATCCGGCGCTGGTGGGGTGGGACGGTTATCCGGCGGGGTTGCGGGAGAAGCTGAGTGCGGCGGACTTCGGCAGCGCGAACTTCGGCCTGAAGGACGGCAACTTCGTCCCCCACCTGGAGAAGGCCCTCCCGGCAGGCGTCCCCTTCGACCCGAGCGCCTGAGGGCCGGGCGGCCTTCCTCGCCCCCGCCGCCCCCACCCTCCCCCAAGCTCTCAACTTCGTTCGAGCAGGGGGAACCCCCATCGTCCCCGGGGGCGGCGGGGGCGAAAGGACTACGTGGGGCGCAGGCGGTGGGCCGTCAGGGCCAGGTTGAGTTCCGCCGCATCGGCGGGACGCCCCAGCACCCGCCCCGTCAACCGCTCACACCTCCGCAACCGGTTCAGCACCGTGTTCCGGTGACAGAACAACCGCTCTCCCACCCCCCGCGCGGACCCCCCGCATTCGAACCACGCCCACAGCGTCGCCAGCAACACCTCCCGCTCCCCCGGCTCCACCTCCAGCAACCTCCCGAGCACCCGCTCCACCAACGCCACCCCCAGCTCCGGACTGGCCAGCAGCAGTGCCTCCGGCAGATGCTCGTCCAGCCGCACCCACCCACCACCCGCCGGGCAGATCCCGAGCGCGGTGCCGGCCTGCGCCCGCGCGTCCCCCACCGCGGCCAGCCCGTCGACCACCGCGCTGATTCCGACCCGCGCCCCCGCGAGCAGTTCCGCACCCGGCCGCGGCAGTGCGTCCGGGTCACCGTCCGGCAGGAGGACGATGCCGTGGTC
The DNA window shown above is from Streptomyces sp. NBC_00670 and carries:
- the tgmB gene encoding ATP-grasp ribosomal peptide maturase, with translation MTVLILTGEEDVTADLVVAELHAAGAPVVRLDPADLPGTVALSGEYVHGGFRAHLSVGGRLVSMDGLRSVWVRRPGTPGARSGWPSDWLSEESGQALYGMLRSADVRWMNHPDAARRARYKPWQLRLAQRGGLPVPATLITTFPQAARDFATRYPDLVVKPVSGTHPQHPPRAVPTSRVAPGTDFAAVAHGPTLLQRRVAKRADIRLTAVGDRILAARKEVPPDADPDEVDVRFARSDTPWKPVETPPRVAGAVHAYLREAELAYGAFDFAEDADGIWWFLECNQSGQFGFVEAETGQPVARTVARWLACQDGTGPEDGGGGRSAAPRPAR
- the tgmA gene encoding putative ATP-grasp-modified RiPP is translated as MQLFALNYAVPVKEFEVSAPYTYDSALQLNVLANGRIAAHDAALMRELGATTSTAGSKTHFDD
- a CDS encoding TIGR03943 family putative permease subunit; the protein is MNRHAQAVVLFLTGTALLHAGLTDLYLRYVKAGLRPLLLAAGAVLIVTAAATAWYDLRRARAARRDRAEQREAGHVHREPWVSWLLVLPLLALILLAPPALGSYSAMRTGTALQAPFGYPPLPAGNPVPLDLVDYAGRAAYGHGRGLGDRKVRITGFVALDGAGRPYLVRMALSCCAADAQPVKVGLTGRVPPVLQPDSWLTVVGTYTPEHAEDPVNGRRIPYLDVSLATVVPVPHDPYDESWNT
- a CDS encoding permease → MTTLDPAAPPGTRRRDPQPPPESRGPRLDSSLGLALLLLPAVVLQGPIRRALGAPVMQSWMTVFVAVVVQALPFLVLGVLLSAALAVFVPPSFFARALPSRPALAVPVAGMAGAVLPGCECASVPVAGALVRRGVAPSAALAFLLSAPAVNPIVLTATAVAFPGHPEMVAARFGASLLVACAMGWLWQRLGRADWLRPPRPPAGDRSRGEAFWDSVRHDVVHAGGFLVLGATAAATLKAVVPAGWLEGAAGEPAAAVLALAVLAVLLSICSEADAFVAASLSQFSLTARLVFLVVGPMIDLKLFAMQAGTFGRGFALRFAPATFVLAVVVPAAVGTVLW
- the sthA gene encoding Si-specific NAD(P)(+) transhydrogenase; this encodes MIVIGSGPGGQKAAIAAAKLGRTVAVIDRPDRLGGVSLHTGTIPSKTLREAVLYLTGLTQRDLYGQSYRLKENITVADLTARTEHVVGREVDVIRSQLSRNHVSLLAGTARFEDEHTVALEEPDGDGRMLTAEHIVIATGTRPARPASVEFDGRTILDSDNVLHLERVPRSMVIVGAGVIGMEYASMFAALGSKVTVVEQRPGMLDFCDAEVVESLKYHLRDLAVTFRFGETVSAVERHTGGTLTVLASGKKIPADAVMYSAGRQGLTDGLALDKAGLTADRRGRITVDEHYRTSVPHIYAVGDVIGFPALAATSMEQGRAAAYHACGEPVHPMHDLQPIGIYTIPEISFIGRTEAQLTEDCVPFEVGMSRYRELARGQIIGDSHGMLKLLVSPQDRKLLGVHCFGTGATELIHIGQTVMGCGGTVDYLVDAVFNYPTLAESYKVAALDATNRIRQIDRLQG
- a CDS encoding NPP1 family protein; this translates as MKTRSRIRIRRAFLTLGAAVTLVVAASGVAFAAPPAALPAHADTLERTFQPAYDYDTDGCYATPAIGPDGTLNPGLKPTGALNGNCRDASDLENTNGYSREKCDNGWCAILYGSYFEKDQALPGISLGGHRHDWEHVVVWVQGGEAKYVATSAHGDFDIYAADQMRWEGTHPKVVYHKDGIGTHCFRPATANDEPPENHEHVWQYPALVGWDGYPAGLREKLSAADFGSANFGLKDGNFVPHLEKALPAGVPFDPSA